The genomic stretch CATCAGCGGCAAAGGCGCCGATGCTGTCGCCCACCTGGATGGATACCGGTACCCCAAAGAGAGTAGTGATCTTGCGTTTGGCTTTGTAGTGATGATGTTGTTGCTGGCGCTGTCGGGCTACCTCGGCGGGTTGTTGGGTGCCCTGCTCTTTGGGGTTGGCTATATCTCCTCGGCGATGATGCGCGCCCGAGCCTTGAGCAATTCAGTGCAGGTTACTGAACAGCAACTACCTCATCTTTATCAGGCATTGCAGCGTGCCTTGTCTCATCTGCCCCCGGTGAAGGTGCAAATGTTCGTCACCCAGGAGGCCAATATGAATGCCTTCGCTTTTGGTTACGAAGAACCGTATTCGATTGTGGTTACATCCGGTCTTGTCGCCAACCTCGCTGACGACGAACTCCAGGCCGTTATTGGCCACGAGTTGGGGCATATTTATTATGGTCACGCCCGGCTGATCAGCCTGATGGCGGGAGCCACCCCGATCCGCTGGTTGTTCTACAAATGGAGCCGTTCCTGTGAATATTCGGCTGACGCCATTGCCCTGCTCGCATCGGGCGGGAATCCAAAACCGGTTGTCACGGCGTTGCTCAAACTCTCATCGGGGCTATCCGATATTCATATGAATGTCGATGCATTTCTCGAGCAGGCCAAACAAGATACCGCCAGCGCGGCAGCTTTTGCCGAATGGGGCAGTACGCATCCGTTTATCAATAATCGCATTCAGCATTTGTTACAGCACCAGGAGATTGGCATATGAGCGGAAAAACACCTCTGCTGAACATCGGCAAATACGAGGTCCTTGAGAAAATAGGTGAAGGCGGTTTTGGGATTGTATACCGCGGGCGTGATCCCATGTTGGAGCGGGAGGTTGCCATCAAGGTATTAAAAAGCGATGCGGCTACTTCCCCTGATTTTGTGGAGCGGTTCCGGCGTGAGGCGCGCATGGCGGCCTCATTGCGGCATCCCAATATTGCTACCGTGATTGAAGTTGGCGAGAATGAAGGGCGCTATTATTTAGTTATGGGGTATCTTAGTGGAGGACCGTTGAGTGAGTTATTACAACGCGGAAAGCCACTATCCCTGGCACGAGCCGTTGACTTGCTTAAGCCAATTGCAGATGCTTTAGATCATGCCCATTCAAAAGGCATTGTGCACAGGGATGTAAAGCCTTCGAATATTTTACTGGATGAAGATGGTCAGCCTGTACTGACAGATTTCGGGCTGGTGAAATCTTTAGTGGAAGATAGCATTACATCATCAGGGGTAACACTGGGGACAAAAAAATACATGGCTCCAGAGCAAATACAGGGGCAAAAACCCGGCACAGCGATTGATATTTATGCTTTGGGGATCGTTGCCTATGAGCTATTTGTAGGCCAGGTTCCCTTTGATGGAACAACCACATTCGAAATCCAAAAGAAACATGTGGATGAACCACCGCCTGATCCTTGCACAATCAATCCAGCGCTGCCCCGCACTATTGCGAATGACCTGCTTAAAGCGCTGGAAAAAGACCCAAAAAATCGCTATACGAGCGCTGGCCAATTTATTCAGGCGATTGAAGAGCATGTGGATGAATTCATCTACGAGCAGTGGGAAATGCTGTTGGCGAGTGCACACAAGCAGATTGATACTTTGGACTTTGATGGTGCGCTCACAACATTGAATGCGGCCAAATCCATACGTTCCACACTCAAAATTGACCAACTTCTGGAGGAAGCTCAACGCCGAAAAGAAATATTGAGAGAAGTCCAGGAGTTACGGCAACAAAATCAGCAACTCCATACCCGCCTGGATGAATTTGCCGCTGCAGAAGCATGGCTGCCGTCTCAGCAAATGCAGCACAAGCCTTCTGTAACGTCAGTGGACGGAAAAAGAGAAAAATTAATCGATCATATTACATTTGGCGTTTATCTTATTTTACTGGCGTTGATTATACTGATCATAATTTCGATAGGTGGGAATTTACCGATTATTCCCGGCCTTGTGGAACGCGTTATTGTGTGTTCGTATCCATCTTCCTCGATCAAAATTATGCAGCGAGTTGTCGCCCTGCCCGGCATTATTATAATATCCCTGTTCGTGTTCAGTTTTACTGTATTATTTGTACGAAGGTATCTTTTACACATGCCCAAAGCGAAATAAAGGCCACTATTCTGAAACCGGATCTTTGTTTTTCTTGGGTTCGAAAAATATCAAGATTGCTCTGAAAGATTGACTGCCTATGCCACACGATATATTTTGCCCACATGAACACTTAATCTTGGATGCGCCCCATTGCCTGCAATGCAACTGGGAGCGCCCTTTGCCGCAGGAAATTGCCCAGCGAGTATGGGGACCAGTGTTGCTGAAAGGCGGCCTGGGTGGGCCGGGTTCCGGTGTTTTTGCGGTACCAGCGATTGCTGGGGGCGTGATTGTTTTCCCGCAGCGTAATGGTGAATTGATTGGATTGAGTGTTGCTGATGGCGCGGTTCGCTGGAAAACAGCATTGGAAGCCGGGCGCATGATCCGGGTGCTGGTTGCGGAGGGAACCCGTTTTCTGGCAGCGATCTCCGATGAGCGCCCGCTGGGGCAGGCTGGCAACGGGCGGCTGGTTGCAATGGATGCATTCAGCGGGGAAATTCAAACCTTGTGGCAGGCCGACAGCCATCAACTATCGGCTCCGGTAATGACCGAAAATAATATTTTGGTGCGTACGTCGAAATCAGGTTTGTTTGCGTTGAGCCGCAGCCCGCAGCCCGAGCAGCTTTGGCAGCAGCCATTGGATGCCTGGTGGGCGCTGACCCCATTTGTGGTTGGCGATACCGTTATA from Chloroflexota bacterium encodes the following:
- a CDS encoding M48 family metalloprotease produces the protein MLLKFFNHFRLTWRLSRDKRASIWLKIFLLGLPLAYASIPTPGDLLPGVGLLDDLVFMGLCSLIFVAISPLALVTEHRNAISGKGADAVAHLDGYRYPKESSDLAFGFVVMMLLLALSGYLGGLLGALLFGVGYISSAMMRARALSNSVQVTEQQLPHLYQALQRALSHLPPVKVQMFVTQEANMNAFAFGYEEPYSIVVTSGLVANLADDELQAVIGHELGHIYYGHARLISLMAGATPIRWLFYKWSRSCEYSADAIALLASGGNPKPVVTALLKLSSGLSDIHMNVDAFLEQAKQDTASAAAFAEWGSTHPFINNRIQHLLQHQEIGI
- a CDS encoding protein kinase, with the translated sequence MSGKTPLLNIGKYEVLEKIGEGGFGIVYRGRDPMLEREVAIKVLKSDAATSPDFVERFRREARMAASLRHPNIATVIEVGENEGRYYLVMGYLSGGPLSELLQRGKPLSLARAVDLLKPIADALDHAHSKGIVHRDVKPSNILLDEDGQPVLTDFGLVKSLVEDSITSSGVTLGTKKYMAPEQIQGQKPGTAIDIYALGIVAYELFVGQVPFDGTTTFEIQKKHVDEPPPDPCTINPALPRTIANDLLKALEKDPKNRYTSAGQFIQAIEEHVDEFIYEQWEMLLASAHKQIDTLDFDGALTTLNAAKSIRSTLKIDQLLEEAQRRKEILREVQELRQQNQQLHTRLDEFAAAEAWLPSQQMQHKPSVTSVDGKREKLIDHITFGVYLILLALIILIIISIGGNLPIIPGLVERVIVCSYPSSSIKIMQRVVALPGIIIISLFVFSFTVLFVRRYLLHMPKAK